In Spirosoma aureum, a single genomic region encodes these proteins:
- a CDS encoding LysE family translocator has product MIPANELLLFALAALGLVLSPGPNMIYLISRSITQGRRAGLVSLAGVLAGFLGHIFLVSFGLSAVFLAIPLAYDLLRWLGIGYLLYLAWEAVKPGSSSPFQTRNLSHDSDWKLFRMGLLTNALNPKVALFYLSFFPQFTHPEYGSLLTQNVQLGLTQLTISGSVNMVIILSAARMASWFQARPVYIRVQKWFMASILTGLAVRMAIDKGK; this is encoded by the coding sequence ATGATTCCTGCCAACGAATTACTCCTTTTTGCGCTGGCTGCACTGGGTCTCGTACTCAGCCCTGGCCCGAACATGATTTACCTGATTTCCCGCTCCATCACCCAGGGACGACGGGCAGGTTTAGTGTCGCTTGCCGGTGTTTTGGCTGGGTTTCTGGGCCATATTTTTCTGGTTTCTTTTGGATTATCAGCTGTGTTTCTGGCAATTCCACTGGCTTATGACCTCCTACGATGGCTCGGTATTGGCTACCTGCTCTACCTAGCCTGGGAAGCCGTTAAACCCGGCAGCTCCTCCCCCTTCCAGACGCGCAACCTGTCGCATGATTCTGACTGGAAGCTTTTCCGGATGGGTCTACTGACCAATGCGCTCAATCCGAAAGTAGCCCTGTTTTACCTATCATTTTTTCCGCAGTTTACGCACCCTGAATACGGTTCGTTACTGACTCAAAACGTTCAGTTGGGCCTGACTCAGCTAACCATTAGTGGATCCGTCAATATGGTTATCATACTATCAGCCGCCAGGATGGCCAGTTGGTTTCAGGCTCGTCCGGTTTATATTCGGGTTCAGAAATGGTTTATGGCCAGTATTCTGACAGGGCTGGCTGTGCGCATGGCCATCGACAAAGGGAAATAA